From the Pseudomonas baltica genome, one window contains:
- a CDS encoding terminase small subunit — translation MDVDACRSAYIAYLRGVGSGQVKVEPTPPNIEGLDPLLEYKLMEERRGLTAAQRIAQEKKNQVADKTLVPVEFSTFALAKVSAQIGSVLDTVALKVKRKHPDIDVRHVEALQREVALARNIAAELGDQLPEILDEYLASLDE, via the coding sequence ATGGACGTTGACGCCTGTCGCAGCGCTTATATCGCATATTTAAGGGGCGTTGGCAGCGGTCAGGTGAAGGTGGAACCCACCCCGCCTAATATTGAGGGTTTAGACCCGCTGCTCGAGTACAAACTGATGGAAGAGCGGCGCGGTTTAACCGCTGCTCAGCGGATCGCCCAAGAAAAGAAAAACCAAGTTGCCGATAAAACACTCGTCCCCGTCGAGTTCAGCACTTTTGCTCTCGCCAAAGTTTCTGCACAAATCGGCTCGGTGCTCGACACCGTAGCCTTGAAGGTCAAGCGTAAACATCCCGATATCGATGTGCGTCATGTCGAGGCGTTACAGCGTGAGGTCGCGCTTGCGAGAAATATAGCCGCCGAACTGGGCGACCAACTGCCGGAGATACTTGATGAATACCTCGCATCCTTGGATGAGTGA